The following coding sequences lie in one Marinobacter sp. ANT_B65 genomic window:
- a CDS encoding metal ABC transporter solute-binding protein, Zn/Mn family has translation MGYTRWCFVVLLLGLASMPARADFQVFACEPEWASLVREFLPEAKITTATSYLQDPHYIEARPSLIAAMRRADIAVCTGASLEAGWLPTLLQRASNSAVQPGRPGLFYAAEHAQLHAPHDHVDRSMGDVHPEGNPHVHLSPDQLPAIADALAHRLGQLRPEASGDILARYIRWRGRWSQHRAEWRQKAEALQGRSIVIQHTSFTYLLNWLGVDARFELEPKPGLPPSASHLSQLLTEPGLKNVDAILIAGHQDPQPANWLAGQIQKPVLVVPGTVTDSGETQTLAGLISMIVNTLEATVQEESGGSL, from the coding sequence ATGGGTTATACCCGTTGGTGCTTTGTCGTTCTCCTGCTTGGTCTGGCATCTATGCCAGCCCGGGCGGATTTTCAGGTGTTTGCGTGCGAGCCCGAATGGGCGTCTCTGGTAAGGGAATTCTTGCCGGAGGCAAAGATTACAACCGCAACCAGCTACCTGCAGGACCCTCACTATATTGAAGCCAGGCCCAGCCTGATCGCCGCCATGCGACGTGCCGATATCGCGGTTTGTACCGGCGCTTCGCTTGAGGCGGGGTGGCTGCCTACGCTTCTGCAGCGGGCATCAAATTCCGCAGTTCAGCCAGGTCGCCCGGGTTTGTTCTATGCGGCGGAGCATGCACAACTGCACGCGCCCCACGACCATGTCGATCGCAGTATGGGAGATGTGCATCCGGAGGGTAACCCTCATGTGCATCTGTCGCCGGATCAGCTTCCGGCTATTGCCGATGCTCTCGCGCACCGCCTTGGGCAACTGAGGCCGGAAGCTTCCGGAGATATCCTTGCACGGTATATACGATGGCGCGGGCGTTGGAGCCAGCATCGTGCCGAGTGGCGGCAGAAAGCGGAGGCGTTGCAGGGGCGTTCTATTGTTATTCAGCACACCAGTTTTACTTACCTGCTGAATTGGCTTGGTGTGGATGCAAGGTTCGAACTGGAGCCCAAGCCCGGATTGCCCCCCAGCGCCAGTCACCTGAGCCAGTTACTGACAGAACCAGGTCTGAAGAATGTGGATGCGATACTGATCGCCGGCCATCAGGATCCACAACCCGCAAACTGGCTGGCGGGCCAGATACAAAAACCGGTTCTCGTGGTGCCGGGAACAGTGACTGATTCTGGTGAAACACAAACGCTGGCCGGGCTGATTTCAATGATTGTGAATACACTCGAAGCAACCGTGCAGGAGGAATCCGGTGGTAGCCTATGA